The stretch of DNA ACCTCCAGGTCACAGTGTGGGTATCCAGAGTTTACAGCAGTGTGGTTGGAGGGAATTAAAGCAAGAGAAAGTCAAAATCAAAAGCTTTTAAAGTCACATTTAGGACACATTTGGCTCAACAAACGTCCACAGCAGCCAAAAAAAGGACCAGTCAAAATAAAGCGCTGCCAACAACTGTCAGCAGGCAAGTGAGGCACAAATgtaatcagaagaagaagaggagggagagtcAGGAGAAGAAGACGGAGGTCAAAGTGAAAAATGTATAGGAACCTTTTGCTATATTATTTCATCTTTTCTGCAGAGCTTCTATTTATTCAACGGCGGGTGAATTTGTTTTACTCCAAATGAAACTGAGGCTGAGCGAGCCGCAGATCAAATAGAATGTGAAAAGAGCGggcggggcggggggggggaagcAAGCCCTCGCTTCCTATTTACATCAAACACCCGCACAGTGGGTGCCAATCAGCCGCTGATATTTTACACAAATTCCAATAGTTTCAGGAGGAGAGAAGCACAAAGTCTCCTATCAGCCGAGCACCTGACCTCCTCTCGAGGCTTTCATGTGGCGCGCTGATGAACGTGTCCCTGTGGCTGTGTACTGTGGCGCACAGGTTCCATCGAACATGTCCAGTCTCATCTTCAACACTATTTTCGGAGAACAATGAGGAAAATCCTGCCAGCGGTAATGTCATCATCATTTCTCTGATCCCACTCTGTGGTTTCAGCAGTTGAAAGCATTTTCTTGAAACCAGCGATGATGTGCTGTTGAAGGCAGATTGCTCCAGTAAATTTGGACAGAATGAACAGAGTAGAATCTGTTCCGTTGACTCCCCCAGCCTCACCTCCTGTGTCAGAGATGAcaccaattttttttatcacgagattaacgttctttttggcctagcagactttgtagttttttttttcacatgctgttgcaacaactagttacgttataaaaactacaacaccgcaccggatctagctagaccggaaacaaaacaggcacgccgcacacacttgtttgagcttgcgagccggccaaagagtagcaggctaacgttaggttttgagtggatggcgagcgcgagacgccgaaatggatgccaataagattctgaatggaaagttaacttttaaaaagttgccaaatggttccattgacaagaccaaagtgatgtgtgttttgtgaactGAGTTATCATCGCAGcatgtccagtctgaaataccacttgatggccaaacACACGGCTGATGTGAATTCCCCCCCCCGTCAAAGCCacgcgacaaaagcacaaagcaagccgatccacttttccatgttgataagagcattgaaatgaggaaaaataatgggacaaaaagaaatcaagggacatttagaatggataaaaatgtgcgattaattgtgagtttactatgacattaatgcgattaatcagCACTagtcataggacatattggactcctcagaagagatacgtctctaaagtcattcccactccctcttgtacgttctgtcaacctgaacaaactggaactttcttgcacatggtctgggaatatgaacaggtgcatgagttctggaataaaacaacatcaataatatctgatgtgataggatgtcgacttcctactgacccgattgttttgttccttaatgatgactctaaagcccgagacacaccaggccgataatcggccgttggacagtctggcgaggtcagtgacaaAAGTCTGTTGtcagtctgaggggctgtcggtgttcattttggccgacctgacatgttcagtcggaggcagggcagtcgggactcaccccgGAATTGGCGAGCgcaatgagcgtgactagagtctctcaaaatctgacgaaatcttttaaactgacctttggtgaggtgaaatgaagaccgattcagcaactgcacggcctatttctcgcttaaaatgttttcagaaacatgtttcggtgaactattttagtacaatatgagatcggattctgaacgagccgccatgacagtccggctatgaatttccggagaaaacaaacccatgtgacgcgttcgtccaatcagctgccagtcacagggtttttgttcttgttcaatttgtgtttctctgtcatgTGCGCCATCTGACATTGCCTGTCAcatattgtggaatttgttttgtatgtctgaagGTGCTAATAAAACGTTGATGGCAGAAACAGAGATGACGCCTCGTCAACAAACGGAGAGAGATCAGCGTGCAGATCTTTTTCAGTCTGTCACATAGATATGGCTGTTTAATTCACCACGAGAGGCGGggtcaacgcattctcatgaacgggttcatATAtcttacgaaaatgtatgcagaAGTACCagaagtgagcgtcatgcggcgacgacagttaagtttaggcaccaataAGACTCGTTAAGTTAAAGAAAAGGATTGTGGTTTGGAataaaacactcccgaggaacaaactcatttcctgggtgaaagtcttttgttttccctcGGGAAGCAaactccgctccctggcttGAGAGCACTTTGTTTAATGACCCAGCCATCCACTCCGGCCTCCTCCCTACACGGTCCACAGCGTTCTCATATAgcggcagtcaatgtggtgcataggGCAAAAAATATGCGGACTAcctacgaattacagtgcttcaCTTTTtatagctatatgtacgaatggtttaTGAGAACAGCCTGGTGGGGTTCACCCACGGAAGATAGAATTAAAGAAGTATTattaactattattattatttacgtCTGTGATTTTCCTACCGTGACATGTCAAATAATAAGTGTAGGCTACAAGATTATGTTGAtatttaaagacttttttttttatttttttttttatattttttgtgtcATGTTATAGATACGTATCACCCTTAAATGATCCTGTTACATAAAGGCTTTATatacatatctctctctctttctggtaTGTGTCAGGTATGGTGTCCCTTTATTTGCTTCTGTTCCACTGTTTTTCTCTACTGTTCCTACTGTAACTGTCCAAGACTTTTCAAGTTCAGAATAAGCAATTAACAATAAATTCAGGTCCAGAATGTATTGtgtttatgaagaaaaaaaaaatagttttataAATAAGTGCCCACAAAGACAATTCAAAGCCTCCCCGCTGCTGTTGTGTTGCGTGTCACAGCTGTTCCCAGACGTCGCTAGAAGTCGGCCTGGTTGGCGAGGAGCAGCGGACTGTGAAGCCTCGGTGTCATCGCTTTGGATCAatggcgaggcagcaccaggaTGAGGTTACGTGACCCGCcggaatgaaaaaaataaataaaaaaaaaggtgacttTGGCTGATCCGCCGGTGCTGGCCAGACAGTCGGCACCAGGTCGCCCAGCTGGAGGGGAACCGGTCTGACCTGAGCCAGGCGGCCCACAGCTTTAATCCTGATCACTGGTGGtggaggagctgctgctgctaatgcttCCAGCTAACCCGGGGACTGCCTGGGCTGCCAGTTCTGAGGAAGTAGCTGCTGGCTGCTAAAAAGTTGTTAGAGGTTGCCAGATGACGTCATGTGTGGTTTGCTGCATCCCTCTGCTCCGTGCTGAGAGACAGCAAGTATCCACATCTATTGTTCCAGTGAGAGTCCCAATTCATTCATGTAGAAATACTCTATTACAAGTAAATGTCCTGCATTACTTACTGAAGTGTGAGCAGccaaatgtacttaaagtttcAAAAGTACAAGTACTCATTCTGCAGGAAAAATTGCCCCTGTGTGACTGATAGTATATTTTAAGTTCAGATTCAGTTTTAACTATTTTTTATACAGTTCCCAACCTAGGAGACCGGCCCCCTCCAATCGGTCACAAGATCAATTTTAAGGGTCCATGAGAGGATTATTGGGGTAACAAAGAAGAAAATCTCCTGCACAAATTTCTTTCAAGTTTTGTACAAGCTATGTATACAGTTACCAGGGAGTGGAAATAGAAACAGCAATTGGAGTTTTACGGACATTTGTTTAATTCACTGTTGCTTTATTTAAGGCAGAAATGTTCTAATTGGTGAACTTAATTGGTTTTATTGTGGAGCCTCAGTTTTTCTATCTGGGAAGAGGAAGCTAATGTTATGAAGACAAGTGTTGTGTCCGTACAGCCGCCAGCACACAGTTTATTCCCAACCATTCATGTCTGCTTAGAATTAAGGCTGTAAACATGTGGTGTTCTTTGAGCAGCTCCACCTCTGAGAAATTTCCCAGTTACGCTATGATCTGAAGACTTGCTCCACTGTATACTTTATTTGTGACTGTTTTATTTCCTCCATCCACTGTATTGTACACCAGTCTTGTAAACTGATGGCAAGTCCAATTCCTTTTTGTTCCCGTTGTATTTCTCAAATTAAAAGCCTTAGGTCTGTGGCTGCAGGCGGAGGAGGAAGTGTCCCGATCGGCCCGCCTCTCCGTCCTCGCCGCTGTGTCAACGTATTTCATCATCCGAGGATTCACTCCATTTGCTTCAGGTGAGCTGACATTAGTCTCAGTGCAGGAGGTCAAATCGATACATCGCTATTAAAATGAGTTGACTTCCTAACAGCCGTTTGGTAGTTACACTGACACCTCTATCCGTAACACCAAACCACCGGATGTATTTCTGCATCCAGTATGAGTTCTAGACACTAAGTTAAAACAGAGACATTACAGTACATAGACTAATACAAAATACTTATTTAGACTTCATATATTCCAGACTCCTGCGTAGACTTTCTATCTAATTCCTAATCTCTGTAGACTCCATAAAACAGTCACCTGGCTGTACGGTATACAGTTATATACTCAGGACTCCATAGAAGTCAGTACTGATTTGTTGAAATAAAAGCTCCATGACAAAGACTTACAACTGGGAAACTGCACTCACTAAAGCTAAATCtgaattaaacataaatactTTTTACACAGGAGTCTGGTTTTTAGAGTTTGTTTCAAAATGCACTCATGGAAAATAAGTGAAAAATTAACAATTTTACAAATACTGCAatgatgtaaaataaaatgacaatacTTTCCCCCAAATCCagtttaaaaaagagaaaatgtgtaTAATGGAAACAAGTATGAGGCGTCACTGCACTATAAGCAAAAATGACTGCAAGAAAACCGTTGCAATGCATCTGATATCTGTTAGTGGAAGGAAGTGGGAAAACAAATGTTCTCCTGTTTTAAGAAATATATTTGAGGACTCAATTACAGATAAATGGCTGAATGGAAAATATGAATGTATGCCTCACCCAAGAGGATGGGGAGTGACTGAGTGTGAAACCGGGCCTAATAATTGTTTTGCGGTAATTGTTCCAGTCCTGATTGGATATTGATGCGGTGCTGATGGTTCTGAATAAAATACTCGCAGAGGCTGAGTGAGTTTCTGTGCCGGACTGTGCGCACTCCCCGGCAGTAGAAACTCCTACCAGCGCCCGAAGGAGGGCAGAAAACGAGCGTCGGGGTCGCGTGAATGGCTCTTACCTGTAATTGTCCCACTCCCTTCCCGCACCTTTAACGCCCTCTCAAAACCATCGGCGGGGCTGCTGCTACAATCCACTGGAGTGTCTGTGATGTGAAGACATTTGCGTCCTGGATtggcgaaaaaaaaaacaaaaaaaacgggagtggtgcctctttttttttttcccacccgaATGAAATCAAACTGCTTTGTCAGAATCAGACACGATTATTGGTCTTCTAAACGTGGCAGCGTGAGCATCTTATCCGCCGCACAGCCGAGATTCTCCTGCATCCAAACCCTCCCCCTGTCTGTTTATTCCGTTAGAGTCCAGAAACAAGCAGCAGCCTGTTCACAATGATAAGCTTTAACTGCGTCCCCCCCCAGTGGATTACAGCGCACACTCAAAATTATTCTATGAATTTCTCAAAGTGGGATCGATCCTGATCCATCACTTGAGTCTGCAGCCTCTGCTCCGCCGCGTCTCTCCCCAGTCTGACAGCTCGCCTCTGCGCGCACCAACTTTTATGGAGACTCCAGAGCGCACAGCGCAGCGCGCAGCGCAGCGCACCGCCGCTACCTCCGCCGGTAACGCGTTACAGTATTCAGATTACTATAGTATTACAGAAGCTATATTACAGATTTAGATTGTGGCCTGTGTTTAGTGGCCTGTTAATTTGAACGACGCAATGAGTGATGCAGAAAGAAGCATGTGATGCTTCTGGTACCACACCTCCAAATGAACCTCAATGTGATCATCATCTTGATCATATTGTAGGCTAATTTAAATATGGAAAAGTACAAACTAATTGTTGTTAGATAGTCTCACACTAAGGAACTACATGGTCATTATATTTCAAGGCTCATTTGGACATTTTGTAGAATAGAATGATTCACAAAACAGAATTATTCAGATCTTGTCAGAGGCTAAAGACAGTCACTCATTTAGGAAGTGTTACGCCAAAAAAATATGTGCTAGGGCGCAATTAGTGAATTATTACCTTGAAATGGCAATAAATAAGTAATACGTCACATTTGATTAATAATTGAGCTTAACAGTGATTATTTCCTTCTGAGACATCAATTCCACCAAAAGCAAGACATTCAGAACAGACCAAAATATAAtttcttcaatttttttttcaaaagttctAACAGTATAATAATAAACTGCAGCCACATTTAATCCTCTACATGACCCTTTAAATGACAGGCATGTTTGATGAACTGTGGACAGCATCCACCGCTGCTCCCCCTCTCATCACAAATGGTCCAGTATTGCCATCGTGTGGATATCTGGTGTACTTCACCAAACGTCACGGACATCCTTCAGAGAAACACTAGAGGGAAATAGATGATTAATATTCAGGTAAATATCTTATATCGTTTCAAGCATACTCCACACTAAGAGAATACAGTTTGATCGAAAACGTTTATTCCATGGTGAAAACATATTgtcacacgcgcgcgcacacaattttctttttacaaacaGCACTAGTATAATGCTTGTGAGGAGACAATAAAATCATCAAAGTGACGTAAGCACAAAGTGATTGGCTTTTGCAGTTCATTCAGAAATAAAAGAACACTCAAAGTCTTTTCAGCATCTGTCCATCaggaaaaaatcacaaaaactgacgctgtttttttttttttttttcttctttttgactTTAGGAGAATATCATCCTAAGGCAATCTTAAGAGAGAtttcatgtctgtctgtgtgggacTGGTACGAGCCAAACGTCCACGCGCTCCAGATTCAACGACCATTGTTCAGGCTGCTTCTGAAAGGCATCGGCGGCTGTAGTAGTAAGTAGTAAGTAGTTCATGGCCTCGTTTACCGAGAGTTCCTCAGCATTCCTCTTTGATGTAGATTTGTTCGTCTGTGTCGGACTCCAGGTGCTCCAGCCGGTCCGTCTGTCCATTCATTATCTCATCGGGAGTTTTCATGAACCTGGTGAACGCCACGCAGACGGCGAAACAAGTTTGGTCACTTATTAAAACTTCTGTTATAGAATAGAttaaaaaatttgaaatatatCATGAATAACGTGACCAAATAGATCTTTACGTTGATATACCTGAATAGAAGTCTTTGGCCCGGCTCCTTCCTGATAATGTTCAGTTTATAGTAGTGTCTCAGTGCTCGCGACATCTTCTCGTACGTCATGTTGGTCCTGTTCTGGAAGAGGCAAAACGACAAAAGtgtcagtagtagtagtagtaataataatgacaataatgtgGTGTTACTGGTCTGCATAATGAGACGTTTTCTACATCTTCAGATGCTCTGTGccatttaaagctgcactgacTAATGGTGTTTGGTCACATGGGATCAGAAGAACTCCACAACAAGCTGAAAACCCATCTGACATCAAATCCATCACCTCATAAAGGTGTTGAGGAAAACGTGTTTGTTAGGCATCCAGCAGACGGAGTCTGTGGtccgtaaaaccaaaacaatgagctaaaagaggCTTACAAGCTTGGGTGTCTCATCACTATGAGCAACACCTTTCATTTTACAGAGTAAATCAATCCATCTGTTAAGATGAAAAATACTGTTTATGCAGCTTTAAACTGTCCTAGAAATGGCTGATGGAGCTGGGATGTCCCTGCTCACAtagctagggctgcaactaacgattcttttcatagtcgattattctttatagtttcttgattttttttaatttttttttttttttttttttgattagttGTAGACCATGtcaaaattgtgaaaaatgtcagtgttttccAACGCCCAACATGacttcctcaaatgtcttgttttatccacgactcaaaaatattcagtttactgtcacagtggagtaaagaaactagaaaatacatttaagaagctggaatcataaaaaaaatgactcaaaccgattttAATCAATTTATCAAAAATAGTTAGTGATTCATTTCTACTTGACAACGGATGGATTCATGTTTGCAGCTATACACTGAGCCAGCTGCAGTCTGATCATGAACAACAATGGCTGCACACAGAGTGTGTGTTTACCTTGTGATTGCCCCAGAGCCTGGCCAGGCCGTTGGGGTCCATGATGCGGAAGATTTTGGTCTCGGTATCCTCCCAGCGGATGTAGTTCTCGTACCTGCTGTCTGACAGGAGCTGGTAGACGTAGTCCCACAGCAGCCTGCAGTCTGCAAGGACGCGACAGGGAAACACACAGTGAGTTGCATGGGATGGATGGCATTTACTATTATTTATTACCTTTTGATGTTAAGAGAATATCAAAGGGACAGGATAAGTAACTAAGGTCTTGCTGTCACATTGTCCTCGTTCCGGCCTGTTTTTAAAATCGGATCTGAGTGATCGGATCACAAGTGGATAGCTCTAGGTGCGTGTGTTCCCACCTGGCAGTAGAATGTGTCTCCAAATGCATTCTAAGTGaccacttgtgatcggatctcACTTCCCCGCtctatatgcaaataaacacgtACATCATTTTCTGTTTGCATATAggctggttttgtgtgtgtgtgtgtgtttataaatgTCAGTTGTTACTCTCATATAAATCAGAAATTTGAACTGTGCGATGATTAATGAAAAAGCGCTGCCCACAGTCTTGTCTGTGTGCCGTCATAATGTCTTATGACACGGGGGGCGGGACCTGAGCAGGAGAGAAATACGTTTTTTGAAACGTCTCAGCGTTGAGCTCTTTGTCAACGTTTGTAGCTTCTTACGGTAATCTCTGTGGTTTGAAGTTGATATATCTGCTCTATTTAATGTCTCATGTTCCCTTCTAGGAGTCGTGATAAgttactgctgatgaagacccAACATTCTCCCGTTCTCACTGCTATTAGAATGTGGACACGTGGCTCAGACCACCTCCGAATGTAGTTTTAGTGATCCGATCTCAGTGCGTCCTGAAGAGTGTTTTCAGCTGTAATCCAATCACTCAGATCAGATCTTAATACCAGATGGAAACAGGGTAAATGTGACGCCACCTCTGGTAGCTTTAAcctttgaataataataataataacaactttatttgtatagcaccttttcAAAACAActgtttacaaagtgctttgacagTGTGTACAAAATCACATACAAAtcaatttcataaatatacacatCAATTCAATACACATACCCATAAATGCACAACATAGTGATAGTGAAAAAAGAGAGATGGGGCAGCACTAAAGGACAGGAAAAAGAAATCACGATTCAATAAAGAAAACGGAGTTAACAAGCAGACAATGAGAAAGACGGCATCACATAAAAGAGAGTctataaaagtgtgttttaaatcTCACCTGCTATCCGTCCGATGGGCATTTGTTGCTCTTCTGGAGGAGACACGGGCATGATGACGTGGTTCCTGTAGAGTGCCTcctcttgctgctgctgctgctgcagcagatgCTGCTGTTGCTGGGACAGTGGTAGCTGATGGTGGTGGCCGTGGGCTTTCCTCTCACGGCCGTTCTCGAGCGTGGCTTGAGACGGGGGCCCACCGCGGCTGTGCCTGAAGTCCATGGCGGCACCCTCGCCGCTCCGGCTCGGGCTGAGGAGCAGGGGGTTCATGATGGTGCTGGGCATGAGCTGGATGACGCGAGGAGGGCCCGCCTCCTGGCCCCCGGGGCTGCCCGGGCACGGAGCTTCTCGGGGCGTGGCGCAGCGGCCGTTGGGTGCGGCGGGGGACACGGACAGAGGGTACATTTCTTCGGGCAGGTGGTGGTTGCTGTCGGGCAGCTGGGAGAAGGTCTGCAGGTGGTCTTCGTTGGCTGCGCGGGGGTGGTTCGGCCCCGGGGGGGATCGTCTGATCTGGTTCTGGTGGGGGGAGCGTGAGCGGTGCCGCAGCTCGATGGTTGGTGGATGCTGGGGGGCAGGCTCTGTACCACGCGGTGCCCGCCGTACCGTTTCTGGGGTTACAAAAGATACAGTATGTGATAAATATCTACAGCTAAGTTCCACACTTTTATATTACGGGGAGACACTACAGGAGAATAGGAGGAATATTTGAACTAACCGAAACTTCCTTGATTGATTATTTacactaagataattttttaaaatattttttcaaatgttatgtttaaatatgcaaatgaggcattatcttaTCATCTTATATATGCgctcatttacatacatttcCAGAACAGACATCTGAACATTGGAAAAAGCCAGGTTCAAAATTCTTGTTTtcgtttttttgacatattaagTTTTTACAGAAGGGATTTTGGATAACTCTCGATCACTCCATAAATTAGAAAATACTGTATTAAAAAATCCATTTTCGCCCCATTTTTTAGGTATAAAATGTTAGGTAAATCAGGCGGTGAATGATATCTGAACAAACCCAGAATACAGACAGGAATGAAAGTAGAAGGGTTGGTGTATGCATGtgctactgaagtggagatttctggcTCAGAGTATGAGAACAAAACCTTTTGGATTGTAAATTCACTACAGGTGTATGGGGTAAAACATTTTAACTAACAGATGTCACCATAAAccttccccagttgattacttacattaggAGGATTGGTTTTTGTATTAaaagttttctgaaatttaAATATGCAGggcattatctaatgctaacttttatgttttatttttctttgcctGTAGTGTCTCTCCTAAGAACAGAGCTGAAACCATTAGTCGGGCGGTTATTTTTCAAGCAGAAAAGTAAACATTTGATGGTTGCAGCTTCTCAAACAAGCTTTGCTTTGTCTTGAATTATATTAAAGTGAATATCTCTGGATGTACTGTCCCTCAGACAAAAAAGCAATTTAAAGACGTCACCCTCAACTGTAGGAGATCATGTTGGTTGTTTCTCACTCCGACTTTTCAAGCCTTTGGGTATATATCGTTTTCTGTGTTTGCCATACAGGTGTGTCAACAGTAAAACGTACTGGCTATCAATAGAGTGAGAAAAGAGCAATAGTACAAGACTGTGACCAACTCTCGCCTCAAAAATACCACAGTACTGAATCAACACCTCTGTTGATCGtgacaaattcaattcaatagtATTAGCTTAATAAAGGCGTTAGTGATTTCAGTACTGGCTTGAATTCAAATGATAATCTAGGATGTCCACATTATTTTGTCCACTCATTGAACATGTAGAGTTCTACCGAGCCTGTCTCTACTTGCATCTGGCCAAAGaagccaaaaaaaataataaaaacagtagAACATTTGAGTAACAAAACACAGCATGAAGTGGTGCACTGTAGCTTTTCGTAGTTTTCACAGTCATTTAGCTTTTTCCAACTTGTGCAGTAATTTGTCCCCATGCCCAGGTggcgaaattacgaatcccactatggacaCGCCAAGACCCATTGGCGtggtcgattggttggggttaggcatttcacctcgagtggttaagcttaggatagccgattggtcaggggatctTCACACAGAAAAGACCACTAGGTGTCACTAATAGCCTTCTGTTAGGTTGAGTATGCTGATTACATTATTTTTGAAGGGTTTCAGTAAAAGTTCTCTGGTTTGTGTTGGAAGTGGTTTGAATGTTTGTCTGACTCCTTCATTCACAAGCAACGGAAACAGCACCTACAAAGTGGAATTTAAAACAAGGAAGACAGTGGTGACAAATACAAGCAAACATGCCATAAGCCACCGGAGCGGTTTTGTGGTGttctgtgttcttgtttaaataAAGCAGCATTTCCTTGTGGAGCAGGTTTCACTGCCAACATGGGAAGTTACTACTCCAACCCATCTGAATGTTGTTGTGTCACATTCCCTCAGACGCAAGCCAGAAAACATTCTCAGGTATTATTATCATTACTTCCTTGAAAACGT from Perca fluviatilis chromosome 23, GENO_Pfluv_1.0, whole genome shotgun sequence encodes:
- the etv6 gene encoding transcription factor ETV6 isoform X1, whose protein sequence is MSESSSAANKQERSSFSPSANPLPNSTSSPVHAPAARPASRMEDEPARLPAHLRLQPVFWSREDVAQWLRWAEKEFALRPITSGSFQMNGKALLLLTKEDFRYRSPHSGDVLYELLQHILKQRKPHVFYPSAYFPGNSFHSLPESAVQHLKLEETVRRAPRGTEPAPQHPPTIELRHRSRSPHQNQIRRSPPGPNHPRAANEDHLQTFSQLPDSNHHLPEEMYPLSVSPAAPNGRCATPREAPCPGSPGGQEAGPPRVIQLMPSTIMNPLLLSPSRSGEGAAMDFRHSRGGPPSQATLENGRERKAHGHHHQLPLSQQQQHLLQQQQQQEEALYRNHVIMPVSPPEEQQMPIGRIADCRLLWDYVYQLLSDSRYENYIRWEDTETKIFRIMDPNGLARLWGNHKNRTNMTYEKMSRALRHYYKLNIIRKEPGQRLLFRFMKTPDEIMNGQTDRLEHLESDTDEQIYIKEEC
- the etv6 gene encoding transcription factor ETV6 isoform X2, with the protein product MSESSSAANKERSSFSPSANPLPNSTSSPVHAPAARPASRMEDEPARLPAHLRLQPVFWSREDVAQWLRWAEKEFALRPITSGSFQMNGKALLLLTKEDFRYRSPHSGDVLYELLQHILKQRKPHVFYPSAYFPGNSFHSLPESAVQHLKLEETVRRAPRGTEPAPQHPPTIELRHRSRSPHQNQIRRSPPGPNHPRAANEDHLQTFSQLPDSNHHLPEEMYPLSVSPAAPNGRCATPREAPCPGSPGGQEAGPPRVIQLMPSTIMNPLLLSPSRSGEGAAMDFRHSRGGPPSQATLENGRERKAHGHHHQLPLSQQQQHLLQQQQQQEEALYRNHVIMPVSPPEEQQMPIGRIADCRLLWDYVYQLLSDSRYENYIRWEDTETKIFRIMDPNGLARLWGNHKNRTNMTYEKMSRALRHYYKLNIIRKEPGQRLLFRFMKTPDEIMNGQTDRLEHLESDTDEQIYIKEEC